Below is a window of Rhodamnia argentea isolate NSW1041297 chromosome 11, ASM2092103v1, whole genome shotgun sequence DNA.
GCCTGACCAGActtagaagaaacaaaaaaggaacgaaaagaaatgaaaagaaaaaagagaagaaaaattataaaaattgtcaacatcgGTGTCGGTCGTGTCATGTGAGACGGCCGGTTTTCACATTCGCTATTTCCGATCAAAACATttcggaaggactaaattatcaaatcgttaaaaagtttaggattgaattggtcaaattgaaaaatttaggattttttttttcagaaaagatttaagattaaattgatacaaatataacgtgtttaggatttttttttttattataatttttccgTGGCACTAAGCATTACACTTTTCAGTCAGGATGTTTTGCCTTGGGGGAGTCGAGCACAAGAGCATTGCACTTGCACGTACAGTGAGTTTATGACAATGCAACAAATGGGCTAAAGCTGGGCTGTCAGGTGTGCTGGCCCTTGAACTAAGCTTAAAAATCCTTACTAAGACGCACCCATAATTAATGTATGAATCACTAAACTTTACGAAAAAATTGATTGGACCAGGCCCAAAAAGAGAAAGACTTACCAATGCTCATTCAGCGGGATCTATGCCCCCACGCTACAAAGAGAACGAGTACTCCATAGAGAAaaggtgtcaaaaaagtcataaattcatTGCATTGAtgccgattcagttctaaactttttatttgtgtcaattcagttctaaaccttttgtatttgtgtcaattgagttcatcaagctaattttgatctgaaatcaTTGGCGTAGACGCCGATTGTCCAACGTGGCACAATCGGAGCTGACATGGAcctctttttttatgtttttttttaaatattttgataatttttttggttttttcttcttctcttctttctcttttctataCACTTTTTTTTAGGGCCGGTAAGAGTCACCGGCCGACCCCTACCGGCCCTATGCTAGGgtcggcgaccctcaccggtACCGGGCGAGGGCGTCACGACCCTCACCTAGCGACCGCCGAGGGTGTCGCGACTGTCGCCCAGTGTGGTTAGCCGGTGACCCTTGtccacaataaaaagaaaaaaaaatacataaaagaaatataaaacatACATAAGAATGTCCACATTAGCGCTGGTCGTGCCACGTGTAATGACCGGTATCCACGTAAGTGGTTTTGAcacaaaattgatcgaatggactcaattgacacaaatgtagaaagtttaagactaaattagcaccaataaaaagatttagtactgaattggcaccgATGTAATATGAtcaggacttttttgacatttttccctcCTCTCGAGTTTTTACTTCAAGAGAACTTTCTGATGTTTAAGTTGAAAGATCGAAGAATTTGAGGAGAAATGTAAAGCGAACTAATATTTtttggcatatatatatatatggcccGCCGCCCTGCCCCGCCCCTcacctccccctccccctccccctctcgaCTTACAGCCTTTAATCTACTGCTACTATGATGTGAGCGGTTCAAATGGTTTGATCTTTCCCAATTATTCTGGCCAAAACTTGTACGCTGTACTTGTACGGAGGTGCAGGCATAAAGGTTTGGGACTCTTTTTTAATCtgaatatatattatatatattgaaCGAGCTTTTGGGGCGGGGCAAGTAAGGTGCATCGGCTCCAACCGGGAGGGCTTCTATGGACTTATTGAAATCAGTAgatgaaaaacagaaaaagcgTCACGATCGCGAGCCCGACCTCACCAACCCAGAGGGAGCTCGAAGCGGTGTCAAGCTTCACCACTGTTGGCGACTACGGCCTTagtggtagagagagagagagagaaattgagagCTACTGTGCGGTTCAATTGCGGTGGCGggggcggccggcggcggcggctagtGTTTCTTCATGTGTGGTAGCGGACGAAATTAAACATTCATATGGTGCTGTTGTTTACAGACAGGACAGTACTTAAAAACTAGTATAGAAAGCATCGAATTCCTATCCACATAAATCTTCTGTCGGAATGTTCCATTTAACGCGTTTGATCGAGACGAACACTATTTATTTCCAAGTCGTGATTGCACATATTGATATTATAAGGTACAACACTACATACCATCACTACCTAAGTACATCACAGCCTATGGAAAAATTCAACTAATCGAACGAAAATCGAAGATGCTCCTTGCGGCAAATTTCTCGTGCTCAGAAGTAGATGATGAGAAAGACTTCGCGGTCAGCTGAAAGGACCCTTGGAGAGCACGCTCGCTTCTGAAGGGGAAACGCCGACGAACTAATAATCCTCTTTGCTGTGATCCGGCCCGCCTTTCTTCTTCGCGAATAGCCACCCCACGATGGGAACGAGAGCCTTCTTGCTCTTCATCTTGTTCGCCCACGGCAGCGGCGGCCTCTCCAGCGCGGTCTCACGCTCTTCTCCGCTCTCGATCACTCGAGTCAGCGACGGAGGGCTCGCGAACTTCACGTACCTCGTCCTCCTGTGGAACTCGAACTCCctttcgtcgtcgtcgtctccgtcgccttcttcttcttcttcttctgcgctGGTCAGGGCCGACTTCTTCTTGGCTCTCCCAACTTTGGTGACGTTCTCGATGAACTTGACGTCCTCGATCTCGGGGCTGAGAGCGCGTTTCGGAGATGCCGCCGCCTTCAGTCGCTTCACCTCCCTCCTGGCATTCTGGAGCTCCTCCTTGAGGGCTGCGATGGCGTTGGCCAGCCGGTTGTTGTCTTCTCTGGCTTTTGTGAGGTTTCGCTTCGTATCCTCGACCTCTGTCGTTAGGGCCGCGATTTGAGAGTGAGCCGCTCGGGCGGTTTCGCCAGCTCCGGCCCGCATCTGGCACATAAAATTACAACCAAAGGTACATACAAGGTACGTCGGACGTCATGTAAAATCCGAGTCATTGTCCGGAAAGTGGATCTTATGCGTCGGATGCATGAATCTAAGTACATATGAACTAACTTGGTCCGGCGAAATACTCTAGAAGGAGAGAAGTAATGGGGAACCTCTTTGAGCCTATTGGCGATGATCTCCCCGGCGAGAACCCGTTCCCCAAACAGAGCGACTGCCTCTTTCACAGACTTGAACGGCGGCCTCGTGTCGATCTCTGCTCgcccaaccaccaccaccaccccgcTGCCTCCGCcgtcccctcctcctccttctccatcCATCCTCCTCCGACCCTTATCCTCCGCGGAAGCGTGATGTGGTCGAGAGCGATCGACCGaatggagagacagagaggcgCGAGTTGATCAATGCCAAGGGTCTCATCGAGCCACCTTTTAAGTACAAAGTTTTCCGAGGCATGTGTGGATAAAATGCAGTGCGGATGGATAGGAGCTCATCATGAGGTCGGTACTAATGGCGATTGCTAAGGTGGCTGGTCGATGATCTTTAATGGGGAGTTGAACAAAAATTTTcatggtagagagagaaagacagagagagagagagagagaggggttaaTTTTTCCTTTGCGTCCACTACACACTGGAGTTTTTGTTAAAAGAAGATGACAAAAGAAATGGTGGTTGGACCATCCTTTGAGGTTTGATTCGCTGGTTCCGATCGGACCCGTCTTGATTAGGACCTCCCTCCTTCTCTAAGTGCTTCCCATCCGACATGGCCCGAGCTGTCTGATAAACTGGCTAGGGGTTATTTGAATTAGCAGGCACGTTTATGCTTCCAAGCCGTAATTCGTCGCGTTTGATTGAGTATTGAATGTTTGGTTCCGATGGATTGATTCCCCCTAAACCGCTCAGTAAAACATGCAATCGGGGTCTATGATGTGTTCGCCGGCTGATGCTTGTCGGCATTAGAACAAGTCGTGTTGGACTGATTACGAGTTGAGGACTTGATCGCaggttcttttttcttgttttttttaggAGGTTCGGCACTCTATTGACCAACATCGGATGAGACTCAATTGACCCGGGGATGAAACGGTTTTGGATGTTTTACGTGCTTAGGccatgtttggttcagcatttgaccaaaggattttgagaaaatgcaaatacctttgggctaaatacctttttcaaaatgcaagtagtgtttgataaaatgtattttaaaaacacttttggaaagcaattttgacgtaaatgttgtttggtgaaaaatgaattttgtaaagtatttttactttttaaaaaaaaagcggcgACAATGGCGGCCAGCAGTGGCGGTCTGCAGGCGATGGGGGGTGGCCAGCGAGTGAGCGACGACGGGGGGGCCGATGGGCGGGAGGCGACGGGCGGTGGCGAGTGGTGGCTAGGCAGGGGGCGGGCAGGTGGCGGCAAGCAAatgtgacaaagttaaaatataaaaaaaaattagttgcatttcgcaaaataggtactttgggctaaaggattttagagagcatttgagatgcaattgcatctccctaaagtgagtcaaaaaatgaaccaaacatcatttgtatttggccaagggactttagagccccaatgctcattttcaATACCGAACCAAATGGGGCCTTAGTATATTGCCGATGCGGTGCGATAGGAGTACCGATGATCATATGTTCTAAACCAAAATACACGGAAcggttaatttttaatttcagaCCCACAAACGCTCGTAAGCAACATTGAAATTGTAACTTGAGAAAGTTACAacgtaaaggaaaaaaaaaagctaaaagagcaaaagaaagaaaaaaaaagagaaaggtggCTGCGCGTCCAAAGGCCTTTTATGTGGTGTTAAGAACTTTCTTGGGATGACACTTACACACAAAATTTATCCGGTTTTGGACCCTCGATATACCGATTAACTTTGGTAAAGATTCCAAATTTTTGCTTGACTTTGATAGTGtacaaaagggaaaattgtcctttacaaaaaaagaaaagaaaaaggaaaactgttcaaaaattcctaaacttgctgcattttttgcttatttaatcctaaatcttttaattttgccaattgagttttaaacattttttcattttgccaattcaatccattgagCCCGTTTTGACTGGAAATCATTAACATGAACctttatgaaaaaagaaaagaaaagaaaagaaaccctagcctcTCAACGATTGTCAACTCTCTTCGTCCCTCCTCTCAACTCTCTCGCGTCTCGGCAGTTGTTTCGTCTCATCTCTCCTCTCCGTGGTCGCCTCACCTCGCCTTTACTTGTGGTTTTCTCGAGCTAGTCAGTTTTGTGAACAAGATTTGATTATGCATTCTCTAATGAAGCAAGGAATTGAATTTTCTTGCTCGCCTTTGTCGATGATCCCTAGATTGTCTATGAAGCTGATGCTTGCAAAGTGTAAAGTAGGTCCTCAAGCTTCCCCTTTGACCTTTTCTCCTTTTGGAATTTGTTGTAATTCGAGaaatttatgtttctttttctattggGTGACAGAATTAACAATGGATGTCCATCAGTATTGAAGCTCTTTAAAATCACGTGCAAATATAAGCGAGTATCGGTGATACTCATGAAAATATGCATAATGATACTCATGAAAAAACAAGCTAGTGTTAGATGGTACCGGTTGCATGCATCCACCCGGgaatcggtccggttcccgggtgATTggacataccttggaacctatcACCCtcaagaaaaaagtaaaagtgtcaaaagtttatgcacactttagtgttaattttttttttcgaattactTAAGTgagtctttaaaaaaaatgaccacttAAGTGTCACCTCCAATTTGGGTCATCGAAAATCCGACGTGACTCACTGGCATACCCAGTCAGCATATATAGCCCAAAATGACTTTGTCTACGTGTTTTGCCCCAAAATATAAACCTTAAATTGCAACTTATAAGgaaattcccaaattgaaaaTACTAAATCGACCACAACCCCAATACTCAATTTGCCCTCGATGTAGATGGACAACTTGATGGATGTTGATTTCCAACTCCGAAGTTCTATTGTCACCTCCGTCATTTGAGCACCGACGACAATGCAGATTGATGTCTCTGGGGGCGAGGGAGTAGAAGACGTAGGGTGACTCGTAGATGGAGGGACCGACCCGGTTGCGGTGAAGTTGTTGAGGTCAGAGATGACGGCTTGCTTTAGGGTTTAGAGGGTGACGTAGGGGGTTCTGAAGGAAATGGATGGGTCGATGATGATGATCTCGCCGCGATTGCCAAACTCATCTCGGTAGTGGAGGAGGAGGCGGTGCTTGACATGGTGGGTGGTGGCTCTATGggtggcggagagagagagagagagagagagagagagagagagagagagagagagagagagagagagatggcttaAAAAGATGATGGAGGATTGTGTGACGTTGTTTTTTCTATCCATGTGGactgattttttaaaaacatgtCACGTGAggtaaatcttttaattataaaaatcacgtcatttttttttgccggaattTCTCGTTAGAGGCACTTTAAGGGTGTGCATGGTAATCATTCtagttttctaattctgtttcccgaaacaaaaaaggataagaatcatgtttggtaacgtaaatgattctgattttgaaTCTGTTTCTGAAAAcagttttgaagcaaaaattaaaacaaaaaaaattttggttctTGAAAAAAGAACCACTTTTGATAAACTCGTTCTTGTGAGATAAACATAAAACAACAAAGTCCTTCCTCTTTGTCACCTTTCTCAACCTAAAATAATAGACTCTCTCGTCCGTGGCTCTCGACTCTCGGTTCGCTCCCGCATCCGCCGCTCCCGAACTCTATTACCATTATCCACCTCTTCATAGCACGATTCCGGTGAGTTCGCACAACCCCGTATTTTCCCTTGTTTCCTCGTGAGGGCCACCCTAATCTGGCTTGGGCGAGCGTCGTCGTCGCCCTCGTGCtcttgttgttttccttttcgtttgCGTGCTCATGTTTCACTTCCCTCATGCTCGTGTTGTCCGCCCTTGTGCTCATATCTCGTTTTTCCGGATGGGCTATGAATCCCGACTTCTTTGGGAGAATCCATCTTTGgatgaattttttgacaatctCGTGGATATAAGCTACATTCCAAGAGATGGACGGAAATGAGATGAACACCGAAAACCAGAGAAATGAGATGGTAATGCATATATCTAGGATTGCGGACCATAAAGTGCCCATATTACATAAAACCACATCACTATACAGCTGTTGAACTCCCTATAGTGCACAACGCGATGTTGTCAAGTGAAATAGTGATGGACAGAGCACATATGCTAAGTGGAATAATGAATAATCGTTGATGTCAATTTGTGTAAGACTTCACACAGCGTAGCTATTACGGTTTGTTCACTTTCATTGCATACAACACTTGGAGCAAACTCTGTAATGCAAGTAAGCATTCCCAACTCTTTATTTGTCACCCTCTCTCTTATTATCATAGAGTCAAATCTCTCTCCTTGTCTGTTATTCCAAAGCACCTTGGCTACTTGAGGCTTACTTTCAATGGCTCCCCGGTTGCTCTTTTTATGGCCCGAAcactaatatttcaaaagtggCTCATTCTGTTCAAACTTTTGCTCCATGAACAGCTTGTTAATCGCCTACATAATCTCAAACTTGCTTTTATTTGTACATTGTACAAACTTGCTCATGTTGTCAAATAGGTGTTTGGGGGGTATATGTATACCGAGCATTGCTTCCTCGAGTCTTTGTTGATTGTCAAAAGAGATTTATATGCATTCATTGTTTATTTGAAGCTTTTCTTGATTCAGTTTGCTTCTACTAAAGTTTTCTTAACATCTTGATCCAATGTTGGGTTGTTACAATGTTATGACTATGTTATGGTTGCGTGTGGTAGCTAATGGCATCCGAGAAAGATACATTTAATGCAAAATGGATCGATCATTTCACCAATCTCTTTATAAGTTTGACGGAAGAAGAGGTAAAAAAGGGAAATCGCATCTCTTGTACCTTCAACAAAGCGGGGTGGAATACCATACTGGTTGAATTCAATACTCGGGCAGGACTCCAATATAAGCAATCACAATTGAAGAACAAGATGAAAAAACTAAGAAGATAGTTTGGAAGTTTTAAGGAGCTTTTGACACCATTCAGATTTGCTTGGGATAATGTAAATAAAACAATTGTTGTCGATGATCCAAGTATATGGGAATATCACATCAAGGTATCATgtaactttttgttattttgagatCACTATATATGTGTGTTTTAAAAGATTTGCTTATGTTGCTGAATTGTgtcattattgtgaaaattgtAGGATAATATTGAGTGGGCAAATTTCAAGAAGGATGGGATTCCTTAGTGTTCCGAGCTGTCTATTGTATTTGGTGATACATACACTAATGGCAAGCAAGATATAGGAAATGTCTAAGATCTAATGGAGTTAGAGGAAGACGATGATCGTGGTGGTCATCTAGACAATGATC
It encodes the following:
- the LOC115736397 gene encoding WEB family protein At2g17940, which produces MDGEGGGGDGGGSGVVVVVGRAEIDTRPPFKSVKEAVALFGERVLAGEIIANRLKEMRAGAGETARAAHSQIAALTTEVEDTKRNLTKAREDNNRLANAIAALKEELQNARREVKRLKAAASPKRALSPEIEDVKFIENVTKVGRAKKKSALTSAEEEEEEGDGDDDDEREFEFHRRTRYVKFASPPSLTRVIESGEERETALERPPLPWANKMKSKKALVPIVGWLFAKKKGGPDHSKEDY